In Deltaproteobacteria bacterium, a single window of DNA contains:
- a CDS encoding TetR/AcrR family transcriptional regulator: protein MRPVTRRRRGWASRGGRGRSPPRRAVSRSSLVRPSHLDSSPRICLDSSPMLARREQNRNHQRARIVEAARRLFARRSVDEVTMAEVAADAGVARATVFNHFGSKHALMEAITEDVIAHYQGMLRNALADTTTSTPVLVRALFEQMGAGIEEDQRFYRGVFREIAKIRLGLDEGGLGEQAGRAALELLVKLLARGQERGDLSRALRAEDLASAFDSLVNGTITHWLYGDAAEPLKERMKRAADVFLGAAAVGPTAGRSARRPTLAPRRPRRRA, encoded by the coding sequence ATGCGACCGGTTACACGCCGGAGAAGGGGCTGGGCGTCGCGGGGTGGTCGTGGACGAAGCCCGCCCCGGCGGGCGGTTAGCCGGTCAAGCCTCGTTCGCCCATCCCATCTGGACTCGAGTCCAAGAATATGCTTAGACTCGAGTCCAATGCTAGCGCGACGCGAGCAGAACCGGAATCATCAGCGCGCGCGCATCGTGGAGGCGGCGCGGCGCTTGTTCGCGCGGCGCAGCGTCGACGAGGTGACCATGGCCGAGGTGGCGGCCGACGCAGGCGTCGCCCGGGCGACCGTCTTCAACCACTTCGGCTCGAAGCACGCCCTGATGGAGGCGATCACCGAAGACGTCATCGCCCACTACCAGGGAATGCTGCGGAACGCGCTCGCCGACACCACCACCTCCACGCCCGTGCTCGTGCGCGCCTTGTTCGAGCAGATGGGAGCCGGGATCGAGGAGGACCAGCGCTTCTATCGCGGCGTCTTCCGCGAGATCGCGAAGATACGGCTCGGGCTCGACGAAGGAGGGCTCGGCGAGCAGGCCGGCAGGGCGGCGCTCGAGCTCCTCGTGAAGCTCCTCGCCCGCGGCCAGGAGCGGGGAGATCTCAGCCGGGCCCTCCGTGCCGAAGACCTCGCCTCGGCCTTCGACAGCCTGGTCAACGGCACCATCACGCACTGGCTCTACGGCGATGCCGCCGAGCCGCTCAAAGAACGGATGAAACGCGCGGCCGACGTGTTCCTCGGTGCGGCGGCGGTCGGTCCCACGGCGGGCCGCTCGGCCCGGCGACCGACACTCGCCCCGCGACGACCACGACGGCGTGCATGA